One segment of Phycisphaerae bacterium DNA contains the following:
- a CDS encoding site-specific DNA-methyltransferase, with translation MGKSEPSLFADERSRASRTRADATRIPEPQVYEGPPTAHVLNLGDARELDWIADQSVHLVVTSPPYYNLKKYNDHPAQLGNMEEYQAFHDELDKVWRHCYRVLTPGGRLVCNVGDVCVARRANRGRHLVLPLHADIAVRARRIGFDYLTPILWHKIANAQFEAAGNGAGFLGKPYEPNAIIKNDVEYILMLRKPGQYRSPTEQQRATSRLTKEEQARWFRPIWSDVTGASTREHPAPYPVELAYRLIRMFSFTGDTVLDPFAGTGTTTIAALMCNRNSVANEIDLQYFAIAEKRIRGEIAQGRMFGGAPSLKVRQSLAAGHSPD, from the coding sequence ATGGGTAAATCCGAGCCGAGCCTTTTTGCCGATGAGCGCTCCCGCGCGTCGCGGACAAGAGCGGACGCCACGCGGATTCCGGAACCGCAGGTCTACGAAGGACCGCCGACTGCGCATGTGCTCAATCTCGGAGATGCCAGGGAACTGGACTGGATTGCGGACCAATCTGTGCACTTGGTTGTTACCTCGCCGCCTTATTACAATCTCAAGAAGTACAACGATCATCCGGCTCAGCTCGGCAACATGGAGGAATACCAGGCCTTTCATGACGAGTTGGACAAGGTGTGGCGGCACTGCTATAGGGTGCTCACCCCTGGGGGACGCCTGGTCTGCAATGTGGGGGATGTGTGCGTTGCTCGGCGAGCCAATCGCGGTCGACACCTTGTGCTTCCGTTGCATGCCGACATCGCCGTGCGAGCCCGGCGGATCGGGTTTGACTACCTGACGCCGATTCTCTGGCACAAGATCGCCAACGCCCAGTTCGAGGCCGCCGGAAATGGCGCGGGCTTCCTGGGAAAACCATATGAGCCCAACGCCATCATCAAGAATGATGTCGAATACATTCTCATGTTGCGCAAGCCTGGACAATACCGTAGCCCTACCGAGCAGCAGCGCGCCACGTCGCGGCTGACCAAGGAAGAGCAGGCTCGCTGGTTTCGCCCAATCTGGAGTGACGTCACCGGGGCCTCGACACGCGAGCATCCTGCGCCGTATCCCGTCGAACTTGCCTATCGGCTCATCCGCATGTTCTCCTTTACTGGAGACACGGTTCTGGACCCGTTCGCGGGAACCGGGACGACCACGATCGCCGCGCTCATGTGCAACCGCAACAGCGTGGCCAACGAGATTGACCTGCAGTATTTCGCGATTGCCGAGAAGCGCATTCGCGGCGAGATTGCGCAAGGGCGGATGTTCGGAGGCGCGCCGTCGTTGAAGGTGCGGCAATCACTGGCCGCCGGACACAGTCCCGATTAG
- a CDS encoding SMP-30/gluconolactonase/LRE family protein codes for MSYAIEPVVQDGNKCGEAPTWDAPNRRVLWTDNETDTTYQYNVDTGERKVLTRGVVVSGIALNRSGGLLLGGPTGLHFWQDGQWRSMAATYKGEELKINDMIADPQGRIYAGTMYWGAGGMEKTGCLYLIAPDASVRVVDEGIELANGLGFSPDNRTLYFTDSTARKIYAYDVNPSTGELSGRRVVVQVPTDEGIPDGLTVDAEGYIWSAQWYGSQIVRYDPQGKVERRIAMPVKQVSSIIFGGDDLTDLYVTTAGQSWVGPYAPPGYDFNAPNIGGSLYRIRVGIQGRPEHLADFAW; via the coding sequence ATGTCGTACGCGATCGAACCGGTGGTTCAGGACGGCAACAAGTGCGGTGAGGCGCCGACGTGGGACGCACCCAATCGTCGCGTGCTCTGGACCGACAATGAGACGGACACCACGTACCAGTACAACGTGGACACCGGTGAGCGGAAGGTGTTGACCCGCGGCGTGGTGGTCTCGGGCATTGCCCTGAACCGCTCGGGCGGACTCCTGTTGGGCGGACCGACCGGCTTGCACTTCTGGCAGGACGGTCAGTGGCGCAGCATGGCAGCAACGTACAAAGGCGAAGAACTGAAGATCAATGATATGATCGCCGATCCGCAGGGCCGCATCTATGCCGGCACCATGTATTGGGGCGCCGGCGGCATGGAGAAGACAGGTTGTCTGTATCTGATCGCGCCCGACGCATCAGTCCGCGTGGTCGATGAGGGCATCGAGCTCGCCAACGGCCTGGGTTTCAGTCCCGACAACAGGACGCTCTACTTCACCGACTCCACGGCCCGGAAGATCTACGCTTATGACGTCAATCCCTCGACGGGCGAGCTGTCCGGCCGTCGGGTTGTCGTCCAAGTGCCTACCGACGAGGGCATACCGGACGGCCTGACCGTCGACGCCGAGGGCTACATCTGGAGCGCTCAGTGGTACGGTTCACAGATCGTTCGATATGACCCCCAGGGCAAGGTGGAGCGGCGTATTGCCATGCCGGTCAAGCAGGTGTCAAGCATCATCTTCGGCGGTGACGATCTGACCGATCTGTACGTCACGACCGCCGGCCAGTCCTGGGTCGGCCCCTATGCTCCCCCAGGATACGACTTCAACGCTCCCAACATCGGCGGTTCGCTCTATCGGATCCGCGTCGGTATTCAAGGCCGGCCGGAGCATTTGGCCGACTTTGCGTGGTGA